A genomic region of Candidatus Methanoperedens sp. contains the following coding sequences:
- a CDS encoding acetate--CoA ligase family protein encodes MSKILTEHETKNLLAKYGIPVMKESIATSTDEALAIALHIGTPVAMKISSPDIPHKSDVGGVALNVRREDVPTTYNEIMSRIKKAAPGAHIEGILVQQMASPGQEVIVGLKKDAQFGHAIMFGLGGIFVEVYKDVSFRVTPIDKSDALEMISEIKGYPILKGIRGKKPVDIEAIAGVLVSVSDLAEKENIIELDVNPLIVNESGAIAVDARAMVE; translated from the coding sequence ATGAGTAAGATACTCACCGAGCATGAGACAAAAAATCTTCTGGCAAAATATGGGATTCCTGTGATGAAAGAGAGCATTGCCACAAGCACTGATGAAGCCCTTGCAATCGCATTACACATAGGAACTCCTGTTGCCATGAAAATTTCTTCGCCCGACATCCCGCATAAGAGCGATGTGGGCGGCGTTGCGTTGAATGTGAGGAGGGAGGACGTGCCAACAACTTACAACGAGATAATGTCGCGGATTAAGAAAGCTGCTCCTGGAGCGCATATCGAAGGCATCCTCGTGCAGCAGATGGCGTCGCCCGGACAGGAGGTAATTGTCGGTCTCAAGAAGGATGCGCAGTTCGGTCATGCTATAATGTTCGGGCTCGGGGGGATTTTTGTGGAGGTCTATAAGGATGTTTCATTCAGGGTCACGCCTATCGATAAAAGCGATGCGCTTGAAATGATTTCAGAGATTAAGGGCTACCCGATACTTAAAGGAATCCGGGGGAAGAAGCCTGTGGATATAGAGGCTATCGCCGGTGTGCTGGTTTCTGTCTCGGATTTGGCTGAAAAGGAGAATATCATCGAGCTTGATGTTAACCCGCTGATTGTGAACGAGAGCGGCGCAATTGCTGTGGATGCGAGGGCGATGGTGGAGTGA